In one Pseudoclavibacter sp. Marseille-Q3772 genomic region, the following are encoded:
- the galU gene encoding UTP--glucose-1-phosphate uridylyltransferase GalU, producing the protein MTEQVTKAVIPAAGLGTRFLPATKALPKEMLPVVDRPAIQYVVEEAVQANLNDILMVTGRNKTPLENHFDRVAELEQNLESRGKNDLLDEVRRASQLADVHYLRQGDPLGLGHAVLRAKQHVGKDSFAVLLGDDIIVDGGQLLAEMIAVHQETGASVVAVQEVPLEQVSNYGVVAPNLIGGEFEQAGSHRWPTYWVNELVEKPAPQDAPSNFAVIGRYVLGAEVFKVLERTEPGRGNEIQLTDALQTLAQQRGAGSGGVVAIVYNGRRYDTGNKLDYLKANVELALSHPEIGSEVRDWLHEFTADLSTGTDASQ; encoded by the coding sequence ATGACTGAGCAGGTGACGAAAGCAGTAATTCCCGCAGCGGGCCTCGGCACGCGATTTCTTCCCGCGACCAAGGCGTTGCCGAAGGAAATGCTTCCGGTAGTCGATCGCCCAGCCATTCAATACGTCGTTGAAGAAGCCGTGCAAGCGAATCTGAACGACATTCTGATGGTGACGGGCCGGAACAAGACCCCGCTTGAGAACCATTTCGACCGAGTTGCTGAGCTAGAACAGAATCTGGAATCACGCGGCAAGAACGACCTGCTTGATGAGGTACGGCGAGCGAGCCAGCTCGCCGATGTGCACTATTTGCGTCAAGGCGATCCGCTGGGCCTTGGTCACGCGGTGCTGCGTGCCAAACAGCATGTCGGTAAAGACTCGTTTGCGGTGCTGCTGGGCGATGACATCATCGTTGATGGTGGCCAGCTGCTGGCCGAGATGATTGCAGTGCATCAGGAAACCGGAGCGAGCGTGGTGGCCGTGCAGGAGGTGCCTCTCGAGCAGGTCTCCAACTACGGAGTGGTGGCACCAAACCTCATCGGCGGCGAATTTGAGCAGGCGGGGTCGCATCGTTGGCCGACCTACTGGGTGAACGAACTCGTTGAAAAACCTGCCCCTCAGGACGCACCGTCGAACTTTGCGGTGATTGGCCGCTACGTACTGGGCGCCGAAGTGTTCAAGGTGCTTGAGCGCACTGAGCCCGGCCGCGGTAACGAGATTCAGCTCACGGATGCACTGCAAACGCTGGCGCAGCAGCGTGGGGCTGGTTCGGGTGGCGTTGTCGCGATCGTGTACAACGGGCGACGATATGACACCGGGAACAAACTTGACTACCTGAAGGCCAATGTCGAACTGGCCCTGTCGCATCCTGAAATCGGTAGCGAGGTACGCGACTGGTTGCATGAGTTCACCGCCGACCTATCAACCGGCACTGACGCATCGCAATAA
- a CDS encoding DUF3040 domain-containing protein encodes MQEFGGASGIAVALVAAVTVGMYVPTVLRERKVNTSARNALRLQQTIRAMAEASEAPQVVELEANARTVRAKKRELAHARKLELAAQREQARVEAQQREASAKLELERVAQQEREAKLREEVWRAASAAREAELEHERQLAQEREAAMADVNARQAAAARARAAAAAAAAREVQLISSGSCAADRWANGNSGATRAIERRLTAEQPQVEKNANLAARRRRGRLAATGVGALGLVAIVVGMLIHIPLVIVCGVAVAAIAGGMLYRINWVWLASQRSSASVAAPEPDVAVEEETVTAPVSQPVVHDIEPEEEQPVAAAPGTWTPVPLPKPLYLDRELPTDAPNPDGPGGNDRFDEDLAKLLHEEALRSTEALRSAQQQVPTIGARGGSRAQAEDAPVQAERIRPITVASDSKWAAMGDLDELTQTDGAGDLGDLNAVLARRRAS; translated from the coding sequence ATGCAGGAATTTGGCGGTGCGAGCGGCATTGCTGTCGCGCTCGTGGCGGCGGTAACCGTCGGGATGTACGTTCCGACGGTACTTCGTGAACGCAAGGTCAATACCAGCGCACGGAATGCCCTTCGCCTGCAGCAGACGATTCGAGCGATGGCTGAGGCGTCTGAAGCGCCCCAGGTCGTTGAGCTCGAAGCGAATGCGCGCACCGTTCGCGCGAAGAAGCGTGAACTTGCCCATGCTCGAAAGCTTGAGCTTGCCGCGCAGCGCGAACAGGCTCGCGTGGAGGCGCAGCAGCGTGAGGCATCGGCGAAACTTGAGCTTGAACGCGTCGCACAGCAGGAACGCGAGGCGAAGCTGCGCGAAGAGGTGTGGCGGGCTGCCTCAGCAGCACGCGAGGCAGAACTTGAACACGAACGACAATTGGCACAGGAACGAGAGGCAGCAATGGCAGACGTAAATGCACGGCAAGCGGCAGCAGCTCGTGCCCGCGCGGCAGCGGCGGCAGCGGCCGCACGCGAAGTGCAATTGATTTCGAGCGGCTCGTGCGCAGCCGACCGCTGGGCGAACGGTAACTCGGGTGCGACTCGAGCGATTGAACGGCGCCTTACCGCCGAGCAGCCGCAGGTCGAGAAGAACGCAAACCTTGCTGCACGTCGCCGTCGTGGGCGACTGGCCGCCACCGGTGTTGGTGCTCTTGGGCTCGTTGCGATCGTCGTTGGCATGCTCATCCACATCCCGCTGGTGATCGTCTGCGGTGTCGCGGTGGCTGCTATTGCAGGCGGGATGCTGTACCGCATCAACTGGGTATGGCTCGCGTCGCAGCGCTCCTCGGCATCGGTCGCCGCACCCGAGCCGGATGTTGCTGTCGAAGAGGAAACTGTGACGGCCCCCGTATCACAGCCGGTGGTGCACGATATTGAGCCGGAAGAGGAACAACCTGTGGCGGCTGCCCCTGGGACCTGGACCCCGGTGCCGCTGCCGAAGCCGCTGTACTTGGATCGTGAGCTGCCAACCGATGCGCCGAACCCGGACGGTCCCGGCGGAAACGATCGGTTTGATGAGGACCTTGCAAAGCTGTTGCATGAAGAAGCGCTGCGTTCCACTGAAGCATTGCGTTCCGCGCAACAGCAGGTGCCAACCATCGGTGCTCGAGGTGGCAGCCGTGCGCAGGCGGAGGATGCACCCGTACAGGCGGAGCGAATTCGGCCAATCACCGTGGCATCGGACTCAAAGTGGGCGGCGATGGGTGACCTAGATGAACTGACTCAGACCGATGGTGCCGGTGACCTCGGTGACCTGAACGCAGTATTGGCTCGTCGTCGAGCAAGTTAG
- a CDS encoding MFS transporter: MFDRQAADAAGDDPQDGSGRVPYTAENTEPVPVQRAARTDYSTVETGQISLGDIREALEASKQQAGERPRIPAEIWALNVATFLIAIGFSLVVPVLPQYAKGFGVSATLVTVVVSAFAAVRLLWAPVAGRLLERVGERRTYSVGLLIVALSSIAMAFAANYVQLLLFRGAGGIGSAMFTIAAASMMAKYSPPEIRGKISAIWSGAFLIGNVTGPFFGGILGQWGMTVPFISYGVVLILAAIIVSIVVRRSARTRSGESEIPKPALTLRAVWPSRSYRASLAFALANGWSSMGIRIAVVPLFIGATISAEPFDAGLVVAVGAIGNMLALQWSGRASDRRGRRPLIIAGLIVSAIGVASLVWATGSIELVLLGMFVSGLGSGLSMPVSQAAMSDIVGRNHTGGRPLAVFQMTQDLGMILGPMIAGALIDLAGFQWSFVVASLVLLVPVFAWLSAPDTIRRP; encoded by the coding sequence ATGTTTGATCGGCAAGCAGCGGATGCGGCCGGAGACGATCCGCAAGACGGTTCGGGTCGGGTGCCGTACACGGCCGAGAACACCGAACCCGTGCCGGTGCAGCGAGCTGCGCGCACTGACTACTCGACGGTTGAAACCGGGCAGATCTCCCTCGGCGATATTCGTGAGGCGCTTGAAGCAAGCAAGCAGCAAGCCGGTGAGCGACCTCGCATCCCGGCGGAAATCTGGGCGCTGAACGTCGCAACATTCCTCATCGCCATCGGGTTCTCGCTGGTGGTTCCCGTGCTGCCTCAGTATGCAAAAGGATTCGGTGTCTCGGCGACCCTCGTGACCGTTGTGGTCAGCGCGTTTGCGGCCGTGCGCCTGCTATGGGCGCCGGTGGCGGGGCGATTGCTGGAGCGGGTAGGCGAGCGCCGCACGTACAGCGTCGGGTTATTGATCGTTGCACTCTCGAGTATCGCTATGGCGTTCGCCGCGAACTACGTCCAGCTATTGCTGTTCCGTGGTGCCGGCGGTATTGGCTCGGCCATGTTCACGATCGCGGCGGCGTCAATGATGGCTAAGTATTCGCCGCCGGAGATTCGCGGAAAGATTTCGGCGATCTGGTCGGGGGCGTTCCTGATCGGGAATGTGACCGGTCCGTTCTTCGGCGGCATTCTCGGCCAGTGGGGGATGACCGTACCGTTTATTAGCTACGGTGTCGTGCTTATCCTGGCCGCAATCATCGTTAGCATCGTGGTGCGCCGATCCGCAAGGACGCGCTCGGGGGAGTCGGAGATCCCCAAGCCTGCGCTCACACTTCGTGCCGTATGGCCAAGTCGCTCGTACCGTGCATCCCTCGCCTTCGCCTTGGCGAACGGCTGGTCGAGCATGGGAATCCGCATCGCCGTGGTCCCGCTGTTTATTGGCGCGACGATCAGCGCCGAGCCGTTCGATGCAGGGCTCGTGGTTGCCGTCGGTGCAATCGGCAATATGTTGGCGCTGCAATGGTCAGGCCGAGCAAGTGACCGTCGCGGCCGACGGCCGCTCATTATCGCAGGGCTGATCGTGTCGGCGATCGGTGTTGCAAGTCTCGTCTGGGCTACCGGCAGCATTGAACTGGTGCTGCTCGGCATGTTCGTTTCGGGGCTCGGATCGGGGCTATCGATGCCGGTATCGCAGGCAGCAATGTCCGATATCGTCGGCCGTAACCATACCGGTGGCCGTCCGCTGGCCGTCTTCCAAATGACACAGGATCTCGGTATGATTCTCGGCCCGATGATCGCCGGGGCACTGATTGATCTGGCTGGATTCCAGTGGTCGTTCGTCGTGGCATCCCTGGTGCTACTCGTGCCAGTATTCGCGTGGCTGAGTGCCCCCGACACGATCCGCCGCCCCTAA
- a CDS encoding SDR family NAD(P)-dependent oxidoreductase — protein sequence MRTIVITGASDGIGAAAARQLADTDARLILVGRSPEKTRAVAAVTGAEYHVADFAILDEVRRLADTLRQSCERIDVLANNAGGMFSGPTATADGFEKTFQVNHLAPYLLTHLLIGTLTESGAAVVNTSSIGARLFGRIDLDDLNNWRNFTPNRAYGNAKLANILFTKGLHERFHDRGLSSVAFHPGNVATNFASDTDSYFQRVYHGALKRFLISPERGGARLRAFIDGTPEDEWKSGEYYSAPRRVGRTNRQAYDPSMVREHWQRSADMLGIHW from the coding sequence ATGCGTACCATCGTTATTACCGGAGCCAGTGACGGCATCGGCGCTGCGGCAGCGCGACAGCTCGCAGATACCGATGCACGGTTGATCCTCGTCGGACGCTCTCCGGAGAAGACCCGCGCCGTCGCCGCTGTAACAGGCGCCGAATATCATGTGGCCGACTTCGCGATCCTCGATGAGGTACGCCGCCTTGCAGACACGCTGCGGCAAAGTTGCGAGCGGATTGATGTGCTGGCGAACAACGCGGGAGGCATGTTCTCCGGCCCCACCGCCACGGCAGACGGGTTCGAGAAGACGTTTCAAGTCAACCACCTCGCCCCGTATCTCCTCACGCATTTGTTGATCGGCACGCTCACCGAAAGTGGCGCGGCGGTCGTCAACACGTCCAGTATTGGCGCGCGACTATTCGGCAGGATTGACCTCGACGATCTCAATAACTGGCGGAACTTCACGCCAAACAGGGCCTATGGCAATGCAAAGCTCGCAAACATCCTCTTCACCAAGGGGCTGCACGAGCGATTCCATGACCGCGGCCTTTCTTCGGTCGCGTTCCACCCCGGCAATGTCGCCACGAATTTCGCGTCTGATACCGACAGCTACTTCCAACGCGTCTATCACGGGGCTCTGAAACGGTTCCTCATTTCCCCGGAGCGAGGCGGCGCGCGTCTTCGCGCGTTCATTGACGGCACGCCTGAAGATGAGTGGAAGTCGGGTGAGTACTACAGCGCTCCCCGCCGAGTCGGTCGCACAAACCGACAGGCCTACGACCCGTCGATGGTGCGTGAGCACTGGCAGCGTAGCGCCGACATGCTCGGCATCCACTGGTGA
- a CDS encoding GNAT family protein: MLLGKNPSPWLEDRGFVVRALRQRDAKELEQALLRDRDWLQPWEATLPSGTGRWDVRGAVRSMLEQAQSGSVLPFVLEHEGSICGQLTVSNIQYGAVLSGAIGYWVSKHVAGRGFAPTAVALVIDYCFQELGLHRIEICIRPENAASLRVVEKLGLVYEGRRNRFIHIAGDWRDHYCFAVLNEDVPQGVLQRWRSGNADESLAARPESGPLS, translated from the coding sequence GTGCTGCTGGGAAAGAATCCGTCACCGTGGCTTGAGGACCGGGGGTTCGTCGTGCGCGCACTGCGGCAGCGCGATGCGAAAGAACTCGAACAGGCACTGTTGCGCGATCGGGACTGGCTACAACCTTGGGAAGCAACACTGCCTTCAGGAACGGGGCGCTGGGATGTTCGCGGGGCAGTGCGCTCCATGCTTGAACAGGCCCAATCCGGTTCAGTGTTGCCGTTCGTGCTCGAACACGAAGGCTCAATTTGCGGACAGCTCACCGTAAGCAATATTCAATATGGCGCCGTGCTCAGTGGCGCGATCGGCTATTGGGTTTCGAAACATGTTGCTGGGCGTGGGTTTGCGCCAACGGCGGTGGCACTGGTGATTGACTATTGCTTTCAAGAGTTGGGGCTGCACCGAATCGAGATCTGCATCCGACCTGAAAACGCAGCATCGCTGCGCGTTGTTGAAAAGCTGGGACTCGTATACGAGGGGCGACGGAACCGGTTCATTCATATTGCTGGTGACTGGCGCGATCACTATTGCTTTGCTGTGCTTAACGAAGACGTACCGCAGGGGGTATTGCAGCGCTGGCGGTCCGGCAATGCGGACGAGTCGTTGGCAGCAAGACCGGAATCCGGCCCGCTTTCGTAG
- a CDS encoding AAA family ATPase encodes MKTVWGIFRNRDNGRRDDADKREHAKAQDVDDSSTYETEPIHDIDEERELVDGVGRNETPSDWIDQVRATRAGNQESAFAPPADDSRSEAPTNDPVLDGHGESSRTTDADSTSADSDDEAAASSQVSTEAEPTGAENKANASDTPEPVKAVDERVAHEQWRKELASLGGPSPQITFSSRRGTYIDLTTAHPSGVALLLARRPVMLSSLLREPLTFRNALDAAGHIDRLGAELEAARGLNTIQLATGFATWIGEGGAERNAPIFLRQATVRRIGRDYEIRLRGKLHPNVALLRAMHNDGATLRASELMRHVEDTDTLLPDSAFNYVREMGRSLTGFTVESMAALSTFADIADAMLDDLGAMDEPMIRALAGNVGAREQLGQPIRAEQEIDPDRRDPSSDRLLLDADTQQERVVDAILGGSNLVVETLPGTGVTQTVVNAIGQLLDRDRRVLVVTPRTASIRDIRSRLAHAGLEGVALTPRTLRRDLITAITRNEQAQRPNTAELDDALVRLRRVLSDYREALIIDHEAFGVSPLDALEALSRLELLDVPPSTTARLRRDALTDFADVAARSQAGEQLRELGELGQFRFDESESPWFGVAFGSTDEVSEVYGTAVELADGRMGEFLSETRAIVKQTNLREPETFAELGIYLRLLADIRETLDRFTPEIFDADLAELIEATGGRREGSDMPSARRRELRQLAREFVRPGVTVSELHESLKYVQRQRILWHRYVQDAAHPSVPTGIDAARDHWRDLSAKVQLVDAPFEDGGLQTLAATPLEELEARLARLAARSEVLENAVDRLALNERLTAQGLGDLLADLAERHIEPEHVADELELAWWQSVLEEQLTNDKALLNANTRVVTRLESDFRVVDEAHTTSTARQIAWKLAEAWKVALVDGEDQAEAFRALLRKPGATSRQLMNKAAQISTPLTQVWLTSPYDVHRIDERIKFDTLLLVDAGAFTTAEALGAIRRATQVVAFGDPVTQFPTPFLTAVQPPMEAKRVDATLSAADLEQLINGSIYAQLAQFLPSLALTRSYRAGGEDLTELVNERFYEGRLDSMPWAGAFLGHSSLAYSYVPNGTGMPDARTGAVEATDAEVTRVIELVLDHAIHRPRESLMVVSASAAHAQRVEQAVWSAISHRTDVAEFFTRPRNEPFLVTTIEGAASQARDRVLFSLGYGVTPHGRVLSEFGVLAGPLGKQSLAVTMTRARRSLVMVTCIRPEQLDLGRITPGVLALCEILTELDERTLAAGGTNNSEDDHHRPMLTDLARRLASLGMRVHLDYRGRIPLAASYEHRAIVIDMEAARCGDDTRTLTLRESLRLRPELLKRLGWYYLRVHAFELFANPESVAQRIATALEVPMGDNGSHEAPALADAPRAIEAISGAAAEEQDTQSSSY; translated from the coding sequence TTGAAAACTGTGTGGGGCATTTTCCGTAATCGAGACAATGGTCGACGTGACGACGCCGATAAGCGTGAACACGCGAAGGCGCAGGACGTCGACGACTCAAGCACGTACGAAACGGAACCCATCCACGACATCGACGAAGAACGCGAGCTCGTGGACGGGGTTGGCCGCAACGAAACACCGAGCGATTGGATTGACCAGGTACGCGCAACCCGCGCCGGAAACCAAGAATCCGCATTCGCGCCCCCGGCTGACGACTCCAGGTCAGAAGCGCCCACGAACGATCCGGTACTGGACGGACACGGCGAATCTTCCCGCACTACCGATGCCGACTCCACGAGCGCTGACTCCGATGACGAGGCGGCCGCATCCTCGCAGGTATCAACCGAGGCAGAGCCGACCGGCGCTGAAAACAAAGCCAATGCATCCGACACGCCTGAACCGGTCAAGGCCGTAGACGAGCGTGTCGCTCACGAACAGTGGCGCAAAGAACTGGCAAGCCTCGGCGGTCCATCGCCGCAGATTACGTTCAGTAGCCGACGCGGTACCTACATCGACCTGACTACAGCGCACCCCTCGGGCGTCGCGCTGCTACTCGCTCGGCGCCCGGTCATGCTCTCCAGCCTGCTGCGGGAGCCGCTGACCTTCCGCAACGCGCTCGATGCTGCCGGGCACATCGATCGACTCGGCGCAGAACTCGAAGCTGCCCGCGGCCTGAACACCATCCAATTGGCGACCGGGTTCGCGACCTGGATCGGCGAAGGCGGGGCGGAACGAAACGCGCCCATCTTCCTACGTCAAGCGACCGTTCGCCGTATCGGCCGTGACTACGAGATCCGCTTGCGCGGAAAACTCCACCCCAACGTTGCCCTGCTGCGAGCCATGCACAACGACGGCGCGACACTCCGCGCCAGTGAGCTCATGCGGCATGTTGAAGACACTGACACGCTGCTGCCAGACTCCGCCTTCAACTACGTGCGCGAGATGGGCCGAAGCCTGACCGGGTTCACAGTGGAATCCATGGCCGCACTGTCCACGTTCGCCGACATCGCCGATGCGATGCTTGACGACCTCGGCGCCATGGACGAACCCATGATTCGCGCCCTCGCCGGTAACGTCGGCGCCAGAGAGCAACTGGGACAGCCCATCCGAGCCGAACAGGAGATCGACCCGGATCGACGAGACCCCTCATCCGACCGCCTGCTGCTGGATGCAGACACCCAGCAGGAGCGCGTTGTGGATGCAATCCTGGGCGGTTCGAACCTCGTCGTTGAAACCCTGCCCGGAACGGGAGTGACACAAACGGTTGTCAACGCCATCGGACAATTGCTTGACCGCGATCGGCGGGTCCTCGTTGTTACTCCGCGAACCGCATCCATTCGCGATATTCGCTCCCGCCTCGCCCACGCGGGCCTCGAGGGTGTAGCGCTCACCCCTCGCACGTTGCGACGTGACCTCATCACTGCGATTACCCGCAATGAACAAGCCCAGCGGCCAAACACTGCCGAGCTCGATGACGCGCTCGTGCGCCTGCGCCGCGTGCTCTCCGACTACCGAGAGGCGCTCATCATCGACCACGAAGCGTTCGGTGTCAGCCCGCTGGACGCTCTAGAAGCGCTCAGCCGCCTCGAGCTCCTGGACGTGCCACCATCCACCACCGCTCGGTTGCGACGCGATGCGCTAACTGACTTCGCCGATGTGGCAGCACGCTCGCAGGCCGGCGAGCAACTTCGGGAGCTTGGAGAACTCGGTCAGTTCCGGTTTGACGAGTCAGAATCCCCGTGGTTCGGCGTCGCGTTCGGATCAACGGATGAGGTCAGCGAGGTGTACGGCACCGCAGTTGAACTCGCAGATGGCCGCATGGGTGAGTTCCTCAGCGAAACCCGAGCAATCGTTAAGCAAACCAACCTGCGAGAACCGGAAACCTTCGCTGAACTCGGCATCTACCTGCGGCTGCTCGCCGATATCCGCGAGACGCTCGACCGCTTCACCCCGGAAATCTTTGACGCCGATCTGGCCGAACTCATCGAAGCCACCGGAGGTCGTCGAGAGGGCAGCGATATGCCATCGGCTCGTCGACGCGAACTTCGCCAGCTCGCACGTGAGTTCGTGCGCCCCGGTGTCACGGTCTCCGAACTTCACGAATCCTTGAAGTATGTGCAACGGCAGCGCATCCTCTGGCATCGCTATGTTCAGGATGCGGCACACCCGAGCGTTCCTACCGGCATCGATGCCGCGCGCGATCACTGGCGAGACCTCTCCGCGAAAGTGCAGCTGGTGGATGCGCCGTTTGAGGACGGCGGACTCCAGACACTCGCGGCAACACCGCTTGAAGAGCTCGAGGCTCGGCTCGCTCGGCTCGCAGCACGTTCCGAGGTACTCGAGAATGCGGTTGATCGGCTTGCGCTCAACGAACGACTCACCGCACAGGGGCTTGGCGACCTACTCGCCGACCTGGCAGAACGGCACATCGAACCGGAACATGTTGCTGATGAGCTTGAGCTTGCCTGGTGGCAATCCGTGCTCGAAGAGCAGCTTACGAACGACAAAGCGCTGCTCAATGCCAATACCCGTGTCGTAACGCGACTCGAGAGCGACTTCCGCGTCGTCGACGAGGCACACACCACATCCACCGCAAGGCAGATTGCTTGGAAGTTGGCTGAAGCGTGGAAGGTTGCGCTGGTTGACGGTGAGGACCAAGCCGAGGCATTCCGTGCGCTGCTGCGCAAGCCCGGTGCCACCTCGCGTCAGCTCATGAACAAGGCGGCGCAGATCTCCACCCCGCTGACTCAGGTGTGGCTGACCTCGCCCTACGATGTACACCGTATTGACGAACGGATCAAGTTCGACACACTGCTTCTGGTGGACGCTGGTGCGTTCACTACGGCTGAGGCGCTCGGAGCCATTCGTCGGGCAACACAGGTCGTCGCGTTTGGCGATCCCGTCACGCAATTCCCGACCCCGTTCCTCACCGCAGTGCAACCACCGATGGAAGCAAAACGTGTGGACGCCACGCTCAGCGCGGCGGATTTGGAACAGCTGATCAACGGTTCGATCTATGCGCAGCTGGCCCAGTTTCTGCCGTCGCTGGCGCTGACGCGCTCATATCGAGCCGGCGGCGAGGACCTCACCGAACTGGTCAACGAACGGTTCTACGAGGGGCGGCTCGATTCCATGCCCTGGGCCGGTGCCTTCCTTGGGCACTCATCGCTCGCCTACTCGTATGTACCGAACGGCACCGGCATGCCCGATGCACGCACTGGTGCAGTTGAGGCAACCGATGCTGAAGTGACCCGCGTCATTGAGCTCGTCCTTGACCACGCAATTCACCGCCCGCGCGAATCGCTCATGGTCGTGAGCGCATCCGCAGCCCACGCCCAACGTGTGGAACAGGCCGTATGGTCGGCGATATCGCACCGCACCGATGTCGCAGAATTCTTTACCCGACCCAGAAACGAACCGTTCCTGGTCACGACCATCGAAGGGGCCGCATCCCAGGCCCGAGACCGCGTTCTTTTCTCGCTGGGCTACGGGGTCACCCCGCACGGGCGAGTGCTCTCAGAGTTCGGCGTGCTCGCGGGCCCCCTCGGCAAACAATCGCTCGCGGTGACGATGACCCGAGCACGGCGCTCACTGGTTATGGTCACCTGCATCCGACCCGAACAGCTTGACCTGGGACGGATCACCCCGGGTGTGCTCGCGCTGTGCGAAATTCTCACTGAGCTCGACGAACGCACCCTCGCCGCTGGCGGTACGAACAACAGCGAAGATGACCACCACCGGCCCATGCTCACCGACCTCGCCCGACGGCTCGCATCCCTCGGCATGCGGGTACACCTCGACTATCGCGGACGCATCCCGCTTGCTGCCTCATATGAGCATCGGGCAATCGTGATCGACATGGAGGCCGCCCGCTGTGGCGACGATACGCGGACGCTGACACTTCGGGAATCACTGCGCCTGCGCCCAGAACTGCTGAAACGCCTGGGGTGGTACTACCTGCGCGTGCACGCGTTTGAACTTTTTGCCAACCCTGAGTCGGTGGCACAGCGCATTGCCACGGCACTTGAAGTTCCGATGGGTGACAATGGTTCGCACGAGGCTCCCGCACTTGCCGATGCGCCGAGAGCAATCGAGGCAATATCCGGGGCTGCAGCCGAGGAGCAGGACACACAGTCCAGCTCCTACTGA
- the mscL gene encoding large conductance mechanosensitive channel protein MscL codes for MNGFKEFIMRGNVIELATAVIMGNAFTAIVTAIVDGIFTPLIAALFNAEEIEKAVLTVGNIHFGVGLVIAAIIKFLLIALVVYFAIIFPMNKLNEKMYVRKHGHLPPEEEVPVEETDVLIEIRDLLAARQVN; via the coding sequence TTGAACGGCTTTAAAGAATTCATTATGCGCGGCAACGTCATCGAACTTGCCACCGCGGTCATCATGGGAAACGCGTTCACCGCAATCGTTACCGCGATCGTTGACGGAATCTTCACCCCGCTGATCGCAGCCCTATTCAACGCCGAAGAAATTGAAAAGGCTGTACTCACTGTTGGCAACATCCACTTCGGTGTCGGTCTGGTTATCGCCGCCATCATCAAGTTCTTGCTCATCGCTCTGGTCGTATACTTCGCGATCATCTTCCCGATGAACAAGCTCAACGAAAAGATGTACGTTCGCAAGCACGGCCACCTGCCTCCGGAGGAGGAAGTACCGGTCGAAGAAACCGACGTACTCATCGAAATCCGCGACCTGCTTGCAGCTCGCCAGGTGAACTAA
- a CDS encoding 5-formyltetrahydrofolate cyclo-ligase — protein sequence MDAQQSISEAQGMSAHSDAAAQIAATKTALRREVRAKRRARGASATAALASAVADQINDCLDSLAPSPASLAAFCATPLEPPTERYLASARARGNRILLPVPEPGGRLSWVADTGVRDRHPQLQVPIPVGAKVPESEITTCAAIIVPAACVTRAGLRLGWGGGFYDRLFAALPDAVLRIALVHSDEIVDTLPHEPHDIPVNAIITPSGWFPAAGSISR from the coding sequence ATGGATGCACAACAATCGATTTCGGAGGCACAGGGCATGAGCGCACACAGCGATGCTGCGGCGCAGATTGCGGCAACCAAAACCGCCCTTCGCCGCGAGGTTCGTGCCAAGCGTCGTGCCAGGGGCGCGTCTGCCACCGCAGCACTGGCATCTGCTGTTGCGGATCAGATCAACGACTGTCTCGATTCACTGGCACCATCCCCGGCATCCTTGGCCGCGTTTTGCGCCACGCCACTGGAACCACCAACCGAGCGGTATCTCGCGAGCGCACGCGCACGCGGTAACCGCATCCTCTTGCCGGTGCCAGAACCAGGCGGACGGCTATCTTGGGTCGCCGATACGGGTGTGCGCGATCGGCATCCGCAACTCCAGGTACCGATTCCGGTTGGCGCCAAGGTGCCAGAATCGGAAATCACTACCTGTGCTGCGATTATTGTGCCAGCCGCTTGTGTAACTCGCGCCGGTTTACGGCTAGGGTGGGGCGGCGGGTTTTATGACCGACTGTTCGCTGCCTTGCCGGACGCGGTGCTTCGCATCGCGCTCGTACATTCAGACGAGATTGTTGACACATTGCCCCACGAACCGCATGACATTCCAGTGAACGCAATCATCACGCCCAGCGGTTGGTTCCCTGCAGCCGGATCCATATCTCGATAG